One genomic segment of Vulpes vulpes isolate BD-2025 chromosome 2, VulVul3, whole genome shotgun sequence includes these proteins:
- the LOC112933725 gene encoding aldo-keto reductase family 1 member C15-like: MNLMKLRSVKLNDGLSMPPLGFGTSAPSQVPKTEVEEAVKRAIDVGYRHFDSAYMYLNEEEIGRAIQRKIADGAVKREDIFYTSKVWVTFLRPELVQTNLEMSLKKLGFSYVDLYLIHFPVPLKPGEELFPKDKDGKIIFDRVDLCATWEAMEKCKDSGLAKSIGVSNFNRRQLERILSKPRLKYKPVCNQVECHLYFNQSKLLEFCKSKDIILTAYGALGSDFRKEWVNQDAPVLLKDPVLNAVAARHGRTPAQVALRFQLQRGVVALAKSFNEKRIRENFQVFDFQLTPEDMETLSGLNKNIRYFSDTLFANHPDYPFNDED, translated from the exons ATGAATCTAATGAAACTTAGATCTGTAAAGCTGAACGATGGACTCAGCATGCCTCCACTGGGATTTGGCACCTCTGCTCCTAGCCAG GTTCCTAAGACTGAAGTGGAAGAGGCCGTCAAGAGAGCAATCGATGTAGGCTACCGCCATTTTGACTCAGCCTATATGTATCTCAATGAAGAAGAGATTGGGAGGGCCATCCAGAGGAAGATTGCTGATGGCGCTGTGAAGAGAGAGGACATATTCTACACTTCGAAG GTGTGGGTAACCTTCCTCCGTCCAGAATTGGTTCAAACCAATCTAGAAATGTCACTGAAGAAGCTTGGATTTAGCTATGTGGATCTTTATCTCATTCATTTCCCAGTACCTTTGAAG CCTGGGGAGGAATTGTTCCCAAAGGACAAAGatggaaaaatcatttttgaCAGAGTGGATCTCTGTGCCACATGGGAG GCCATGGAGAAGTGTAAGGATTCAGGGCTTGCCAAGTCTATTGGTGTGTCCAACTTTAACCGCAGGCAGCTGGAGAGGATCCTGAGCAAGCCAAGGCTTAAGTACAAGCCTGTCTGCAACCAG GTGGAGTGTCACCTTTACTTCAACCAGAGCAAACTCCTGGAGTTCTGCAAGTCCAAGGACATCATCCTGACTGCATACGGTGCCTTGGGGTCTGACTTCAGGAAGGAATG GGTGAACCAGGACGCCCCAGTTCTCCTGAAGGACCCAGTTCTTAACGCTGTGGCCGCCAGGCATGGGCGAACTCCAGCCCAAGTTGCCCTGCGCTTCCAGCTGCAGCGGGGGGTGGTGGCCTTGGCCAAGAGCTTCAACGAGAAGAGAATCCGGGAGAACTTCCAG GTGTTTGATTTCCAGTTGACACCAGAGGACATGGAGACTCTGAGCGGCCTCAACAAAAACATTCGCTACTTTTCAGATACTTT ATTTGCTAATCATCCGGATTATCCATTTAATGATGAGGATTAA